Genomic DNA from Desulfuromonas versatilis:
TAGATATGTGATACCCGGCTCAGAAAATCCTTCAGTCGGGGGTTTTGCGGATTGCCGAAGAACGCCTGCGGCGGGTTTTGCTCCTGGATCCTGCCCTGATCGATGAAGATCACCCGGTCCGCCACGTCCCTGGCAAAACCCATCTCGTGGGTGACCACCACCATGGTCATCCCCTCTTTGGCAAGTTGCTTCATGACGTCGAGGACCTCGCCGACCAGCTCGGGGTCGAGGGCGCTGGTCGGCTCGTCGAAGAGGATGACCTTGGGCTTGAGGGCCAGCGAGCGGGCGATGGCTACCCTCTGCTTCTGCCCGCCGGAGAGCTGGTCGGGGTAATTCTGCGCTTTTTCCGCCAGCCCGACCTTGGCGAGCAGTTCCTTGCCCAGCTTGTCGGCTTCGGCTCGGGTCATGCCGCGCACCTTGATGGGGCCGAGGGTGACGTTGCGCAGCACCGTCATGTGCGGAAACAGGTTGAACTGCTGAAAAACCATCCCCGCCTCGGTGCGCACCAGGTTGATGTCGGTCTGCGGGTCGTAGAGATCGTAGCCGTCGACGACGATGCGCCCCGAGGTGATCTCCTCGAGGCGGTTGATGCAGCGCAGCACCGTCGATTTGCCCGAACCCGAGGGGCCGATGATGCAGACCACTTCGCCGGCGCGCACCTCGAGGTCGACCCCCTTGAGGACCTCGAGGTCGCCGAAACGCTTGTGCAAATTTTCAATCTTGATCATGGCGGCCCCTTCCGTGTCAGTGCGGTCGATGCGCTGCATAAATCTTCGTCTAACGCCGGGCGCGGCGCATCAGCCGCCCCTCGAGAATCTGCAGCCCCTTGGCGATGGTCAGGGTCATCACCAGGTAGGTCAGGCCGACGGTGAGCCAGACCTCGAAGGCGCGGAAGTTGACGGCGATGATCTCCTGGCCGACGCGGGTCAGTTCGGCGACGCCGATGACCACCAGCAGCGAGGTGTCCTTGAGGCTGATGATAAACTGGTTGCCGAGCGGGGGGATCATGCGTTTGAACGCCTGGGGCCAGATGATGTAGAGCATGGTCTGGGCGTGGGTCAGGCCGATGGAGCGGCCGGCCTCCATCTGGCCTTGCTCGATGGACTGCACCGCGCCGCGGACGATCTCGGCGATATAGGCCCCCGAATTGACGGCGATGGCGATGATCCCGGCGGTGATCGGCGCGATGCGCAGGCCGCTGGCCATGGGGATGCCGAAATAGAGAAACATGACCTGGACGATGAGCGGCGTGCCGCGGATCGTTTCGACGTAGAGACCGCCGAGCTTGCGGATCGGCAGGCGCCGCGAAAGTTTCATCAGCCCGGCGAGGACCCCGATCAGAAACCCGAAGAACAGCCCGCCGAGGGTGATGATGACGGTCAGTTTCACGCCGCTGAGCAGCAACGGGAAGGTTTCCACCATCACCTGGGGTTCGAATTTGAATGCCATGGATTACCCCGAAAGAGGTGGGAGAAGGCCGGGATGGGGGGGCCGGACGCCGCGGCCCACCCTCACCCCGCCCCTCTCCCTGAGGGAGAGGGGGATTTCACTGGAGACAATGGGTATCCCCGAGGAACTTATTTCGGATCGGTATTGAACCACTTCCGGTAGAGCGCCAGGTAAGTGCCGTCGTCCTTGAGCTTTTTCAGGGCGGCGTTGACCTTGGGCACCAACTCGCTCCCCTTGGGAAAGGCGATGCCGTAGGACTGACCCATGTAGAGGGGGCCGACGACCTTGACCTGGCCCTTGCCGGCGGTACGCATGAATTCGGCGATGACCGGCGAATCGAAGATCACCGCGTCGGCGCCGCCGGTCATCAGCTCGAGGAACATGGCGTCGTTGTTGGGAAAGAGCTTGACGTCCTTGGCCTGGGCCTTTTCCTTGACGAAGTCGGCGCTGGTGGTGGCGAGTTTGGTCGAGACGACTTTGCCCTTGAGGTCCTCGACGCTCTGGATGCCCTCGTTGTCGGATTTGACCAGGATCAGCAGCCCGGCGTCGTAATAGGGGTCGGAGAAGTCAACCACCTCGGCGCGCTCGGGCTTGATGGTCATGCCGGCGATGCCGACGTCGAGCTGGCCGGTCTGCAGGCCGGGGATGATGCCGTTGAAATCCATCGGCTGCAGGGTGTAGTCGACACCTATCTGCTTGGCGATGGCGTCCCAGAGCTCGATATCGAAACCGGTGTGTTTGCCGCTGCTGTCCTTGAATTCAAAAGGGGGGAAATTGGTGTCGGTAGCGACGGTCAGCTTGGCGGCCAGGGCGCCGCCGGCAAAGCTAAGGAGAAACAGCAGTACTGAGAGAAGCTTGAACGCGTTTTTCATGATGCCTCCGTTTCCGTTGAATTGAATCTGCCGTCAAAAAGGGCCCCCGGGGGAGCGCGCATAACTGGTCAAGCTTACCAGCATTTTCCAGAAAAAAAAGATCCCGGAGGTGCCGAACCGGCAGGAGGCGTTCCCAGGTGCGGCCTTGCCATTCCAGGGATGCCGCCCCCCCCTCGCAGCTTGGACCAGCGGGAGGACCTGCAGGCGGCCCGCATCTGCCCCCACAAAAATATTGAGAACTGGACCTACAATTGGGGACAACAGGCGGTTAGTATTTACTTCACCGAAAGGAAAATCTCAAGGACACAGGCGGGCCAGCAGGCCGATCCCCTGTTCGATGTCGGCGGCGCTCAGCCCGCCGAAGCCGAGCAGGAGCGTGATACCGCAGGGCTCCCCCGCAGCATAGAAGTCGGACAGGGGCAGGATACGGATGCCTTCCTGGCCGGCGCGCTGGAGGATTTCGGCTTCGCCGGGCAAGCAGTCGGTCAACTGGAGGACCACGTGGAGCCCCGCCCCCTGGCCGACGACCTTCGCCCTGGGGCCGAAGTGCCTCTCGATGGCCCGCAGCATGACGTCGTGCTTCTTTTTGTAGAAGATGCGCATGCGCCGGACGTGCCGCTCCCAGTGGCCCTGCTCCATGAAGGCGGCCATGGCGCGCTGCTCCAGCAGCGGGACGGCGGGCTGGTAGTTCCTGAACAGCCGGCGGTAGGCGGCGAGCAGCCCGGGGGGCAGCACCATGTAGCTCAGGCGCAGCGCCGGGGACAATACCTTGGAGAAGGTCCCCAGGTAGACGATGTTCCCCTGCGGCCGCAGCCCCTGCAGGGAAGGGATGGGGCGCCCCTGGTAGCGCAGTTCGCTGTCGTAGTCATCCTCGATGACCAGGTTGCCCCCCTTCTCGGCCCAGTCGATCAGCTTCAGCCGGTTGGCCACCGGCATGACGTGCCCCAGGGGCAGCTGGTGCGAGGGGGTGATGTAGGCGATGGTGCCGGCGCTGGCCCGAAGGGCGTCGAGATCGAGGCCGGCCGTCCCGACCTCGACGGGGATCACGGCAAACCCATGGTTCCGGAAAATGTCCCGGGGCAGGTGGTAGCCGGGGTTTTCCACCGCCACCGAGAGGTGGAGCCCCCTGACCAACTGCGCGACGATGTCCAGGCTCTGCTGCAGGCCGGCGCAGACCAGGATCTGCCCGGGGTCGCAGAGCACGCCCCGCGAACGCTCCAGGTAACGCTGGATGTTGCAGCGCAGCCCCCATTCCCCCTGGGGGTCGCCGTACTGGGCCAGATCGCCCGAGCCGGCGCGCAGGGCGCTCAGCAGGCAGCGCCGCCAGAGGGCGGCCGGAAAACTCTGCGGGTCGAGGCGCGCGGGATGAAAATCGAAGCGGCAAGATTCTGCCTTCCCGGGTAACGGGCGCCGGTCGCGCGGCCGTTTCGGCAAAGCCTGCGGGGCAGCCTCAGGATCGAGGGCCGAGATGAAATAGCCGCTGCGGGACCGGCTGTAGACGTACCCCTCGGCCAACAGTTCCTGAAAGGCACCCTCGACGGTGTTGCGGCTGACGGCCAATTCCGCCGCCAACTCCCGCACCGACGGGAGCCGGGAATGGGCCGGCAGCTTCCCGCTGAGAATCCGCTCGCGGATCTGCTGGTAGAGTTGCTGGTACAACGGAGCAGGGTCGCCGGGGTTCAGGGTAAACATGGGCAGCATCCGCAAGACGACGTGTAATTGATAACAACAAAAAAGGAGTTCAAACGATGATACCTGAAAAACTGCTCGAAATTCTCAAACAGGACGGCGTGGTCGCCATCGCCACCCTGGGCCAGGACGGCCCGCACATGGTCAACACCTGGAACAGCTACATCCGCATCTCCGCCGAGGGCAACCTGCTGATCCCCGCCGGGTACATGCACCGCACCGAGGCGAATATCGCCCACAACCCCGAGGTGCTGCTGACCCTGGCCAGCAGCAAGGTTCAGGGCCTGCACGGTCCGGGGGCCGGTTTTCTGATTAAAGGCAAGGCCGCCTTTGAAACCTCCGGCCCGGACTTCGAGCTGATGAAGGCCAAGTTCAGCTGGCTGCGCGCCGCCCTGGTGGTGACACCGGCCGAGGTGACCCAAACCTGGTAAGCGGTTTTTCTCCAGGGCTGCAACAGGAAACTGCTGGCGCCAGCGGCGGCTCCAGCAGTTTCTTCATTTCAACGCCGATGACTGAAAAAGTCAACCTGCCAGGTGGAGCGAAGGCCCCGCAGACAGCGCGAATCCCCTTCACTTTTCCCCCCTTGTCACCGCGAGCCGTTCCATGCTAGCGTGCTGGGCATGACCAATCACGGGTTCCTCCACCCTTACCGAAAGTCCCTGCTGCGCTTCGTCCTGCTGGCTTTCGTCATCCTCGCCTCCGGCGGTGCATATTCCGCCGACCTCGGGACCTCCCGGGGCGTCGAGGAGATCTGTTTCCAGGTCAAGGTCACCCCCGACTCGTCCAACCTCGGCGTCACCAAAACCATCCAGGTTTTTCACGTCACCCAGGTATTCTCCCCCCAGGCTCTTTGCTGCCTGCACCTCGCCGCCACCAGGCCCGCCCCGCGAAGCACCCTGGCCGCCCTGGTACCGGCCACCCCCTGCCGCGCCCCACCCGCAGTCTGACAAACCTTTAATTCCCATAAAAACCAAGCGGTTTTCCGCTGGGGGGTGCCCTCGTGCGCCCACCCCGAGACAACATCATATCGATGCCGCCTCCGCCCACGCGCGCCCGAAGGCGGCCTGAAAGGAATAGCAACCGTGTCCAGACAACCCCATTGGCGGGCAGGCCTGACGGTCTTTCTGCTGCTGTTATCCATCGTCTACCTGGCCCCGACCCTGAACGCCACCCTCCCCGCCTGGTGGAAATCCCCCCTGCCCCAGCAGCGGATCAGCCTCGGGCTCGACCTGCAGGGGGGCTCACACCTGGTGCTCGACGTGCAGACCGAGGCGGCCGTCGAGGGCTACCTCGATCGGCTTGCCACCGATCTCGAAGACGGCCTGAACGCCGCCAAGACTCCCTTCAAGAAGATCGCCCGGGCCGGCGGCGATGGACTGAAACTCTCCATTTACGACCAGGAGTCGCTGGCTGCCCTCACCGCGCTGGTGAAGAAATCCCACCCCGAACTCCGGGTGGAGCCCGGCCCCGACGAGGGCGCCCTGATCCCGGTGGAGATCCGCATCCCCGACCAGCCTCTCCAGGAGCTCAAGGACCGCACGGTGCTGCAGGCGCTGGAAACGATCCGCAACCGCATCGACCAGTTCGGCGTGGCCGAGCCGGTGGTCCAGCGCGAAGGCGCCGAGCACATCGTGGTCCAGCTCCCCGGCATCAAGGACCCGCAGCGGGCCATCGAGCTGATCGGCAAGACCGCCCGGCTGGAGTTTCGCCTGCTCGATGAAAACGCCGATCCGACCCGCCCTTCCACCCTG
This window encodes:
- a CDS encoding pyridoxamine 5'-phosphate oxidase family protein; translation: MIPEKLLEILKQDGVVAIATLGQDGPHMVNTWNSYIRISAEGNLLIPAGYMHRTEANIAHNPEVLLTLASSKVQGLHGPGAGFLIKGKAAFETSGPDFELMKAKFSWLRAALVVTPAEVTQTW
- a CDS encoding amino acid ABC transporter permease, yielding MAFKFEPQVMVETFPLLLSGVKLTVIITLGGLFFGFLIGVLAGLMKLSRRLPIRKLGGLYVETIRGTPLIVQVMFLYFGIPMASGLRIAPITAGIIAIAVNSGAYIAEIVRGAVQSIEQGQMEAGRSIGLTHAQTMLYIIWPQAFKRMIPPLGNQFIISLKDTSLLVVIGVAELTRVGQEIIAVNFRAFEVWLTVGLTYLVMTLTIAKGLQILEGRLMRRARR
- the pdxR gene encoding MocR-like pyridoxine biosynthesis transcription factor PdxR, which gives rise to MFTLNPGDPAPLYQQLYQQIRERILSGKLPAHSRLPSVRELAAELAVSRNTVEGAFQELLAEGYVYSRSRSGYFISALDPEAAPQALPKRPRDRRPLPGKAESCRFDFHPARLDPQSFPAALWRRCLLSALRAGSGDLAQYGDPQGEWGLRCNIQRYLERSRGVLCDPGQILVCAGLQQSLDIVAQLVRGLHLSVAVENPGYHLPRDIFRNHGFAVIPVEVGTAGLDLDALRASAGTIAYITPSHQLPLGHVMPVANRLKLIDWAEKGGNLVIEDDYDSELRYQGRPIPSLQGLRPQGNIVYLGTFSKVLSPALRLSYMVLPPGLLAAYRRLFRNYQPAVPLLEQRAMAAFMEQGHWERHVRRMRIFYKKKHDVMLRAIERHFGPRAKVVGQGAGLHVVLQLTDCLPGEAEILQRAGQEGIRILPLSDFYAAGEPCGITLLLGFGGLSAADIEQGIGLLARLCP
- the glnH gene encoding glutamine ABC transporter substrate-binding protein GlnH, with amino-acid sequence MKNAFKLLSVLLFLLSFAGGALAAKLTVATDTNFPPFEFKDSSGKHTGFDIELWDAIAKQIGVDYTLQPMDFNGIIPGLQTGQLDVGIAGMTIKPERAEVVDFSDPYYDAGLLILVKSDNEGIQSVEDLKGKVVSTKLATTSADFVKEKAQAKDVKLFPNNDAMFLELMTGGADAVIFDSPVIAEFMRTAGKGQVKVVGPLYMGQSYGIAFPKGSELVPKVNAALKKLKDDGTYLALYRKWFNTDPK
- a CDS encoding amino acid ABC transporter ATP-binding protein, translated to MIKIENLHKRFGDLEVLKGVDLEVRAGEVVCIIGPSGSGKSTVLRCINRLEEITSGRIVVDGYDLYDPQTDINLVRTEAGMVFQQFNLFPHMTVLRNVTLGPIKVRGMTRAEADKLGKELLAKVGLAEKAQNYPDQLSGGQKQRVAIARSLALKPKVILFDEPTSALDPELVGEVLDVMKQLAKEGMTMVVVTHEMGFARDVADRVIFIDQGRIQEQNPPQAFFGNPQNPRLKDFLSRVSHI